The Megalobrama amblycephala isolate DHTTF-2021 unplaced genomic scaffold, ASM1881202v1 scaffold201, whole genome shotgun sequence genome contains a region encoding:
- the LOC125260954 gene encoding M protein, serotype 6-like: MTEMEKQNSENVRELQDLREELDQLREELDAHRFRENQLRKDLDASISREKQLSQEIDALKEKKYELKEELFDLRDHKRRVNAELIASNERESQLKSDNEKLQRELEQLKDNEKKREKNPRESKHKEEFLLTEKEEVQEEYDISRRREEELLQTVTGSQHGIHISTAVTPPSVSENKVKSLSGRECEVERKQIDSQSSRSLEGEGLNPARQNIIQDPPNR; encoded by the exons atgacagaaatggaAAAACAGAATTCTGAAAATGTGAGAGAATTACAAGATCTGCGTGAAGAACTGGATCAGTTAAGGGAAGAACTGGATGCTCATAGATTCAGAGAGAATCAGTTAAGGAAAGACTTGGATGCTTCCATAAGCAGAGAGAAGCAGTTAAGTCAAGAGATTGATGCTCTCAAAGAGaaaaaatatgaactaaaagAAGAGTTGTTTGACCTTAGGGATCATAAGAGACGGGTCAATGCAGAACTGATCGCCTCCAATGAAAGAGAGAGTCAGCTGAAGTCTGACAATGAGAAGCTTCAAAGAGAACTGGAGCAACTCAAAGACaatgagaaaaagagagaaaagaatCCAAGAGAATCAAAGCATAAGGAAGAATTTCTGCTCACAGAGAAAGAAGAAGTACAAGAAGAGTATGACATATCGAGAAGAAGAGAGGAGGAACTGCTGCAGACAGTCACTGGGTCACAGCACGGCATTCATATCTCAACAGCAGTTACTCCCCCTAGTG TTTCTGAAAACAAAGTCAAATCTCTGAGTGGAAGAGAATGTGAggtggaaagaaaacaaataGATTCACAGTCCAGCAGATCACTTGAAGGTGAAGGATTGAATCCTGCGAGACAGAACATCATACAAGATCCACCCAACA GATAA
- the LOC125260934 gene encoding GTPase IMAP family member 5-like, giving the protein MAQRLQKRDETLSDEAKQPTDSIKRLRFIVLGSDEVLINEACDTILRSTDAKRMETIKRGRTCEFREDYVSGRHVSVVKTPTYWLENLKTYLFFSKSVRSLKRDMEFSYSMVFPGPHAFLLVLGDVRNSGKEHYLLRALSEVFGQEVLDYSMVLFMHGYSDRDIGRNRCVRKCSERYHILKDNEDNVLKLFHDATAMKQRKANFFTNDLELLYKAETYFKKEFDATYEEREN; this is encoded by the exons ATGGCACAGAGACTACAAAAGAGAG ATGAAACATTGTCAGATGAAGCAAAACAACCCACAGACTCCATTAAAAGACTTAGATTCATTGTGCTTGGAAGTGATGAGGTTCTGATAAATGAAGCTTGTGATACCATTCTTAGGTCAACAGATGCCAAGAGAATGGAAACCATTAAACGTGGTAGGACATGTGAGTTTAGAGAGGATTATGTCAGTGGACGACATGTCTCTGTAGTAAAAACACCCACTTATTGGCTGGAAAACTTGAAAACTTACCTCTTCTTCAGCAAAAGTGTCAGATCTTTGAAAAGGGACATGGAGTTTTCTTACTCAATGGTGTTTCCTGGACCTCATGCATTTCTGTTAGTGCTTGGAGATGTGCGTAACTCTGGTAAAGAGCATTATCTCCTACGAGCCCTCAGTGAAGTGTTTGGGCAGGAGGTGTTAGACTACAGTATGGTGTTATTTATGCATGGATACAGTGACAGAGATATAGGCAGGAACCGTTGTGTCAGAAAGTGCAGCGAAAGGTACCACATTTTAAAGGACAATGAGGACAATGTCCTAAAGCTATTCCATGATGCTACTGCGATGAAACAGAGAAAAGCTAACTTTTTTACAAATGACCTTGAATTGCTGTACAAAGCAGAAACCTATTTTAAGAAAGAATTTGATGCTACATATGAGGAGAGGGAGAA ctaa
- the LOC125260955 gene encoding LOW QUALITY PROTEIN: olfactory receptor 10J5-like (The sequence of the model RefSeq protein was modified relative to this genomic sequence to represent the inferred CDS: inserted 1 base in 1 codon): MDNMSYPVTLTLMVPKNXKSYRHIYFTCFLTLYMLILSINIRLVMIIIMTKALHEPMYIFLSYLCVNGVYGATGFYPKILSDLMLDSYVISSLMCALQIFVIYSSLLNEFTILTVMSYDRYVAICKPLDYHSKITNFTCVKLILFSWILPNSISATAILLSYLRPFCKYHIDKLYCDNWSIVKLSCTSSFVNNIYGYIFSVFFFSCVVIVIVSYVKLISACKTSLENRRKFWQTCLPHMLSLINFSFALLFDITYSRYGSNDIPESLRHFLALELVIVPPVFNPVMYGLNIRTVRRVFFSCISARVNVLEAKKA, from the exons ATGGATAACATGTCTTATCCTGTGACACTGACTCTCATGGTGCCCAAGA CTAAATCATACAGACATATatacttcacttgttttctGACCCTTTACATGCTTATATTGTCAATTAATATACGTCTTGTTATGATCATTATCATGACAAAAGCACTTCATGAACCGATGTACATATTCTTGTCTTATCTGTGTGTAAATGGGGTTTATGGAGCCACAGGATTCTACCCTAAAATTCTGTCTGATTTAATGTTGGATTCATATGTGATCTCCTCTCTCATGTGTGCTCTGCAGATCTTTGTTATTTACAGCTCTTTACTGAATGAGTTTACAATATTAACAGTGATGTCTTATGATAGATATGTAGCCATATGTAAACCTTTAGATTATCATTCCAAAATAACTAACTTCACCTGTGTGAAATTAATTCTGTTTTCATGGATTCTTCCCAACAGCATCTCAGCTACAGCAATCCTGTTATCATACTTGAGGCCATTTTGTAAATATCACATCGACAAATTATATTGTGACAACTGGTCAATTGTAAAACTGTCTTGTACATCATCTTTTGTGAATAATATCTatggatatattttttctgtttttttttttagctgtgTAGTTATTGTCATAGTGTCCTATGTTAAGCTGATCTCTGCATGTAAAACATCTTTAGAAAACAGAAGGAAATTCTGGCAAACGTGTCTGCCACACATGTTATCACTGATAAATTTCtcttttgctttgctttttgaTATAACGTATAGCAGATATGGTTCAAATGACATTCCAGAGAGTCTGCGTCATTTTCTGGCTTTAGAGTTAGTTATTGTCCCTCCTGTTTTTAATCCTGTAATGTACGGGTTAAATATTAGGACAGTGCgcagagtttttttctcgtgtATTTCAGCAAGAGTGAATGTTTTAGAAGCTAAAAAGGCTTAA